A stretch of DNA from Sporichthyaceae bacterium:
GGCGGCGGCGGACCCGGCGGCCGCGGCGTTGATCAGCTGGGCGGTGTGGTCCACGACGTTGCCGGGCGCCCACACGCCGTCGATGCTGGTGCGACCGGTGCGGTCGGTGGCGACCCAGCCCTCGTCATTGAGTTCGCAGCCCAGGGCGGTCAGCAGCTCGTCGGACGGCACGAAGCGTGGGCCGACGAACAGCGCCGTGCGTCTGACCATCGGCCCCTCGGCGAGCTCGACACCGCGGACGCCGGTCTCGTCGGACACGATCCGCGTCACTTCGCCATCGACGATCCGCACGCCGCGAGCGACCAACAGTTCCCGCTCGTGGGCCTCCAGGTCGATCCGGTGCGGAAAGAACACCACATCGTTGGACCACTGCCGGATCAGCTGCGCCTGGCGCAGGCTGAACGGACGGTCCTCCCCTCCGATCACCCCGAGCGCGCTGTCGCGTACCTCGTAGCCGTGGCAGTACGGGCAAAAATGCACATCCTGGCCCCACCGCGGGCGCAGGCCCGGGATCTCGGGGAGCTCATCGCGGAGCCCCGTGGCCACCACCACCGCGCGTGCGCCCAGCCGGCCGCCCTCGGCCAGGCGCACGGCGAACCGCGCCCCGTCGAGGCGGTCGATGCCGACCGCTCGGCCCGCCAGTAGCTCCCCGCCGTAGCCGACGACCTCTCGCCTGCCCGTGGCCAGCAGCTCGGCCGGGTCCATACCGTCGCGGGACAAGAAGCCGTGCAGGTGCGCCGCCGGGGCGTTGCGCGGTTCGCCGGCATCGACGAGCACCACCCGCCGTCGGGACCGCCCCAGCATCATCGCCGCGGACAACCCAGCCACCCCGCCACCGACCACCACCACGTCGTACTCCGCCATAACTCACCCTCCGCACGCTCACCCGACGAAACCTCTAGAGGAAAGTTCTAGCACAGGTACCGAGGATTGTTCTAGCCCCGGGTAGGATGGACCGCGATGACCAAGACCTCCACTGCAGGCACGGGCCATCGGACCAGGCCCGGTTCGAGCCGCGAGGACATCGCGGCCGCCGCGATCGAGCTGTTCGTCGACCGGGGTGTCGCGGCGACCCGGGTGGAAGACATCCTGGCCGCGGCCGGCGTGAGCGTGGGCAGCTTCTACCACCACTTCCGCGACAAGCTCGACCTGGCCGCCACGGTCTATCTGGAACACCTGCAGCGCTTCCAGAGCGACCTGCTCGTCGAGCTTGACCGCCACGCGCGCACCGAGGACGCCGTCCGCGGGCTGGTGCTGGCCTACCTACGGTGGGCCGGGGCTGATCCGCGCGCCATGGGCTACCTGCATCAGTGCCGCGAGCCCAACGTCGCCGAGATCGCCGAAGGCGAAGAAGCTCGGCTCAAGCAGTACTTTGACGGTCGGCTCGCCGGCTGGCTCGACGAACGCGCCGCAATTGGGGAGCTACGAGCGCTGCCGCACGAGCACAGCCTTGCGCTCTGGCTCGGGCCCGCCGAACAGCTCGTTCGGGCCGCCATCGAACCCTCCGGGCGCTCCACCGCACCGGAGCCCGACGCCCTCGGCGCACACCTCGCCCACGCCGAACGAGTCCTCGCCGACGCCGCCTGGGAAGCCCTTCGACGCCCCGCCCCGGGCGACGATGCCGATCAAGCGCGCTAGTAGCGGTCAACGGCGGCGCGGCAGCAACCACAAACCCCGCCGATCTGGGACGACGACGAGGACAGCGGCCAGTTGGCGCAGGTAATCCCCCTGGGCGTCTTCGACGCCCACGAGGAGGCCAAGAAATGGTGGTGAACCGTCCTCTCGATGACCAGCCCCCACCTGAAGACCCGATCGACGGGCTCAGCCTGGACGCCGATCAACGCCAGCCGACCCACGACCTGACCCACGACGCGCTGGAACACGCCTGGCGCAACCGATCGAGCTTCCGGAGCACTGCTGATCATCGACGAGGTCGGCTACATCCCCTTCGAACCCGAAGCCGCCAACCTGTTCTTCCAACTCATCTCATCGCGCTACGAACGCGCCTCGCTGATCGTCACCTCCAAACAAACCCTTCGGCCACTGGGGCGAGGTCTTCGGTGACGAGATCGTCGCCGCCGCCATGATCGACCGCCTCGTCCACCACGCCGAGGTCATCTCACTGAAGGGAGACAGCTACCGACTCAAGAACCGAGACCTCGGCCGAGTCCCGGCCGGACGACCACAGGAATAACCGAATCTGACGGGCCGGGGGTCAAAATTCGCCTGCCGTCAGGGGGGCAAGATTCGAGTGCCGTTGACACAGCCGAGGGTGTTTCCCTTCATCGACTACAGGACTTTCAACACATCCGCGCTGCTGGGAGAGTTACCGAACGCCGCGGCGGTTGCAATTGTGGTTGCAGTTCGCCGAGATTCGCGGCCGCCCGGTGCCGGTCCCCGGGCCGCCAGTCCCGTCTGTGCGGGTGCCGACGACCGCCGACGACCAAGCGCCTGAGGAGCTTAAACCTCGTTGACCGAGAGGTCGTACGGGTTCGAATCCCGTCCCGGGCACGTCTCTCACGTGCAGGAACATGAATCACAGCGTTGCGGCCGGTCGGGCCCGATTGCCGGGGTTGCAATTAGGGTTGCAGTTGCGTTTGGCGAGGTTGCGCGGCAGACGCGCGGTCATGCCGTCGATCGCCGGTGTTCGCGAGCGTCCGCGTTCGTCCGGCGGTTCAGCTGCTCCACAGGGCATGGCCGCTGCGGCCTGAATCCCCCCGACGTGTCCGGAGACTCCGGAATCACCGGAGGATTCAGTCTTTGGATAACCGGGCTCGGGGGCAGGCCGACACCGGCGTAGGAAGCCGTGGTGGTCGTCCAGGTAGGTCTCCAGGGCGATCGGGTCACCGTCCGGGTCGGTCTCGAAGGTGACCGGGGCGATCATCGCCTTCCCGTTCACCTTCTGGATCGAGTGCAGGTTGTGGTACCCGCCGGCGCCGGTGACCAGGTACGGCCACTGCGTCCCGTCCGGCAGGGTCCGGGTCAGCCGCTGGTAGTTGTGCACCTGCCCCGCGATCACCAGCTCCGGCCGCCGGCCCGACGCGGCGGTCGCCTCATCCAAGCCTTGATCATGTGCGTGGACCCGGAATGGTGATCGTCCGCGGAGTACGGCGGGGTGGTGCAGGGTCACGATCAACGGCACATCCCTCGGCAGGTCCTTGAGCTCGCCGATGAGCCAGTCGGTCCGAGGTGCTGTCGGGCTCGGGCACGCAGATCCTCCCGCTGCGCGGGCCCCTTCATATTTCCTCGCCCCGGCCCCCTTTGCCCGGCGCTCCCTCGCCCGATGTGCGTTCCGCCCGAGCCGGCGACAGGGCCCTGGCCATCAGCGCTGCCGGGCAGGCGTTCCTCGAGCGTCCCGCGGCCGGCCGAACGGAAACTCATGGTGGATGGGGTTTTCCGCCGATGATCGGTTCCTGTCAGCGTGGCTCGGGACGGTCGATGTTCCAGTGGCGTGAGACCGTTGCCAACCAGCGGTCGTCGCCGGCGGGGATGAGCGCGAAGCGGCCGATGACCCGTTGCCCGCCTTCGTAATCGCCGTAAAGAAGGTCGACGGTCGACTGCCGGCGGCCGCACAGAGCCTCCCGAGCCCCGGCGAAGTCGGGGTCGGACGGGTCGCGGAAAGCACCCTGCCAGAAGCCCATCTCTCCGGTAGGGATGTAGATGTCCCGCATGAGCCGGTGGAACCCCTCCAGCGGCGGAGGACCGCCGCCCATCATCCGTTCGGGGTGGAACCGCCAGCCGTGGAGGACACCGAGGCCGCTGCCAACGTTGCGCAGCGAGATCACCAGGTACACCACCTCGTCGGTGATAGCGGTGGCCGCCTGCCCGCCCGGCACCCGGATCCACACGTCGTCCTGGAAGCCGATCTTCTGCTCCGGATCCTCGGCGCGGGACGGGACGAGCAACGGCCGGATGCCGGCCAGCAGGGCCCGCTCCGCAACGCGGGCCGCCCGGTTGGCCGACCGCACCGACACGAACGTGGCGATGGCCAGGACCAGCGTCCCCGCCGCGGTGGCCAGCGATGCCGAGGTCGCCCAGTCCATGGGCAGACGGTAAACCCTGGAGCAAGCTGAACCTGCACAAGGCCGCGCAGGAGTCCGAACCCGAGGCCACCCACCCCGTGCCGGGCAGCGCCGACATCTGCTTGATAGCCGACCGTCGGACCGACGACACCACGGCGCATCTGACCGTCCATCAGGTGCCCGTGGAACTCTGACCAGTGGAACGCGCCGGGGGTTATGGGTCCGATGACCAGCTTATACATCTGTGATCCCGTCGGCGATCTCGTCGAGATCAGCTCCTACACAGCCTGCAACCGCGGCAGTCGCGGCGATGGTGGCCCGAGCCGTCCCCGCGGCACAACCCCTCGCTGTACTGCCGGCCCGCTACCGCAGCCGAGGTGGACGCTAGCTACCGCGCCTACGAATCTCCGCCTTCCTCAGCCACGCAACCGATCCAGGGATCCTTGCGGGTTTCGGCGCCGTTCGGGACGACATGTGCCTTTCGAGCCTCACCTCTGCGCTACGGCTTATCAGTCGCGGTCGTTCCTGGCCTGCTCTTCCGGAGTGCCACGACGGGGCGGGGAGTGCAGGGCACTTGATGCCGTGCTCGCCGGGCCGGGCCTCGTAGTGGTCCATCAAGGCCGAGATGTCATCGCTCAGCCAGGTGAGGTCCTCGAGCGCAGGTTCGGTGGGGCCGCCGTTCAGCGCAGCCTCGATGGCCAGCAGGCGTGCGAACACGGTCGACTGAAGGTGACGGTCGGCAGGACGTGAGGACCGGGGCCTGGCACGGGCTGCGGTCGGATGCGCCGCCGCGGTCGTTGTGGTTCGTCCAAGGGCACCGGTCCGGTTCGTGTCAGGCGGTAGCTCGGCCTCCGCCCTGAAGGCGGGCGGGCGGAGGCCGCAGTGCAGGGTGCTGCCGGGTTCCTCGTCGGCTGGTTGCGTCGGAGGATCGTGACGTTGCCGGGGGTCCGGTGCTCGGCAGCCGCGGGCTGAAGTGAGCTACCGATCGGAGGGTGCGGTTTCGGCGCGCTGCCGCGCTAGGTGCCACGAAGCTTGCTCGTCCTGGATGTAGTGCTCGACCACGATGCGTGCGCCCCAACCGTCGGGATCGATCAGCGCCAGTCCCGAGCCGTCGGCCTCGGCCACGGCGAGAACTGACGCGTGCGGGGATCGGCAGTTGCTGATTTCCCGGACCTGACGGGATGTCAGTTCGCTCATGTCGGTTCCCGGTCGGTCGCCGCGGCGTCCAGCGCTGCCGTGACGCGGCGGTGTGCGGCCCAGATCTCCTCGGGCAGCCCGGTGAACTGCTCCAGGTGGGTCTGGCGGTGCGCCATCTCCTGACGCCAGCGTTCGACGTCGATGGACAGGAGCCGGTCCAGGTCGCCGGGTCGTAGTTCCATCCCGGCCAGTTCGAGTTCCTCGGCGGTAGGGACGATGCCGACCGGGGTCTGGCGCCCCGTCACTTCACCGTTCTTCAGCGCGAGCAGCCACAGCAGCGGCCGCAGGTTGTCGCGGTATCCGGGCCACAGGAAGTGGCCGTCGGCGCCGCGGGCGAACCAGTTGACGTGGGCGAAGATCGGCTTCTCCGCGGCCGCGCCGATGATCCTGAGCCAGTGCGCCACGTAGTCCGCCTCCGGGTAGGACAGGAACGGCCGCATCGACATCGGGTCGTAGCGCAACTGGCCCTCGACACCCTCGGCGGCGAAGGTCGCCTCCGCGCCCAGCGTGAGCCCGTCGTAAACGCCCTCGGCGACGTCGTGGATCGCCCGGATCAGCGGCTCCCGGTCGCGGGTGCGGCCGCCGAAGATGATCGCGTCGATCGGCACGCCCTTGGGGTCGGCGAAGTCCGTGGCGATGTTCGGCACGTTGGCCAGGGTGGTGGTGAACCGGCTGTTGGGGTGCGCCCACGGCTCGTCGGCCCGACGGGCCGATACCAGTTGCCCGGTCCAGTCCCGCCAGCCGGCGGGGTTGGCCGGCGGATGGGTGGTTCGTCCTTCCCACCACACATCGGCGTCGGACTCGTTGTGGGCCACGTTGGTGAACAGCACCCCGGTGTCTGGTCCGACGGCCTGCATCGCGGTGGGGTTGGTCATCGCGTTGGTGTCCTTGGCGACCCCGAACACCCCGAACTCAGGGTTCATGGCAC
This window harbors:
- a CDS encoding NAD(P)/FAD-dependent oxidoreductase → MAEYDVVVVGGGVAGLSAAMMLGRSRRRVVLVDAGEPRNAPAAHLHGFLSRDGMDPAELLATGRREVVGYGGELLAGRAVGIDRLDGARFAVRLAEGGRLGARAVVVATGLRDELPEIPGLRPRWGQDVHFCPYCHGYEVRDSALGVIGGEDRPFSLRQAQLIRQWSNDVVFFPHRIDLEAHERELLVARGVRIVDGEVTRIVSDETGVRGVELAEGPMVRRTALFVGPRFVPSDELLTALGCELNDEGWVATDRTGRTSIDGVWAPGNVVDHTAQLINAAAAGSAAA
- a CDS encoding TetR/AcrR family transcriptional regulator, with amino-acid sequence MTKTSTAGTGHRTRPGSSREDIAAAAIELFVDRGVAATRVEDILAAAGVSVGSFYHHFRDKLDLAATVYLEHLQRFQSDLLVELDRHARTEDAVRGLVLAYLRWAGADPRAMGYLHQCREPNVAEIAEGEEARLKQYFDGRLAGWLDERAAIGELRALPHEHSLALWLGPAEQLVRAAIEPSGRSTAPEPDALGAHLAHAERVLADAAWEALRRPAPGDDADQAR
- a CDS encoding phosphoenolpyruvate carboxykinase (GTP); the protein is MSVEAVLDAAGLKNQHVRDFVEHWAWHTGSAAVEVVEATDDARLLSEALAAGEIQSAGEGRYYARSHRKDTARSEERTFVASGDLADKGVYNNWRPAGQIQPLVLDQMRGACAGRTLYAIPYLMAPPGSPLQRWASGVELTDSRTVALHMIRMARVGVEHVNNLEHPNDFVRAVHVTGELDELGQGTQQDRRHFVTVADQRTILHYGSSYGGNALLGKIAHGLRQASYDGRRSGVFLAEQFMLLGVTDKQTGRKYHICGGFPSASGKTNLAMMLAPDELGDRYHVEFYGDDIAWLWVDEHGVLRAMNPEFGVFGVAKDTNAMTNPTAMQAVGPDTGVLFTNVAHNESDADVWWEGRTTHPPANPAGWRDWTGQLVSARRADEPWAHPNSRFTTTLANVPNIATDFADPKGVPIDAIIFGGRTRDREPLIRAIHDVAEGVYDGLTLGAEATFAAEGVEGQLRYDPMSMRPFLSYPEADYVAHWLRIIGAAAEKPIFAHVNWFARGADGHFLWPGYRDNLRPLLWLLALKNGEVTGRQTPVGIVPTAEELELAGMELRPGDLDRLLSIDVERWRQEMAHRQTHLEQFTGLPEEIWAAHRRVTAALDAAATDREPT